In the genome of Onychostoma macrolepis isolate SWU-2019 chromosome 10, ASM1243209v1, whole genome shotgun sequence, the window AGTCTCTGCCAGAAACAGACTGTACCAGTAGGCATCACTAGAGATGAGAGTAGAGTCAGCAATGGTGGAAGAGTTCCTCTGGCTGATGATGCTGTTCCTACCCTGAGGAGCTGCTTGTGAGGGTTTGGGTTCTTGACATTTCAGCACGATGATCACCAGGATGGTTATGAGCAGAAGAAACAACACCGACCCCAAACCGATCAGCAAATACAGGTTGAGATCGGTGAACAGGTCGTATTCGATAGGCACCTCTGTGGTTTCGGTAAACTGCGTGACCACTTGCTCCACTGTGGAGATCTTGATGGTCACCGTGGCGGAGCGAGGAGGATCTCCATTGTCTCTGGCTATGATGACCAGGCGCTGATGTCTGGGGTCTCTGTAGCTGAACATGCGAGTGGTTCGTATCTCGCCGTTGTACTGGTCGAGGCTGAATAGCGTGGTGTCGGTGATCTGGAGGAACTGATACGTTATTCGAGAGTTCTGCATGGAGTCGGCGTCCAACGCAATGACCTTGGTGACCAGGGATCCTTTATCGCTTGACCTCGGGATTACTTCTTCTATAACAGCACCTTGCGGACGCCATGGAGAAACTATGAGCGGCGCGTTGTCATTTTGGTCCAGGATTATGATGTGTACGGTCATGTTATTGCTAAGAGGAGGAAGTCCTGAATCTCTAGCTTCGATGTGAAACAGAAACTCCTTCTCTCTTTCGTAGTCGAACGTGCGTAATGCATAGAGGTTGCCGTTCTCGGGATTGATGGAAAACAGCATGGACATTGAGGTGTTGGCGATCTCCTTTTCTATGATGAAGTAAACAATATACTGATTTTCGTGCAAGTCTGGGTCATGGGCCGTTAAGGAGGCGAGCAAAGCCCCAGGCTCATTGTTTTCCATTAGATGAATGGTATAGAAGGATTGAGGGAACGTTGGGGCGTTATCGTTGACGTCTTGAATTGTAAGACTGATTGTTTCGTTATCAGTCAAAGGAGGGGTTCCTCTGTCGGTCACATAAAGTGTGATATCATAACTGTTTTTGAGCTCACGGTCAATCGATTCGGTGACTATTAACTCCAGAAAGTCTTCAGATGACTTATTAAGAGCAAATGGTAAAATCTCAGCATTGTGGATGGAAAGAACAACCTTACCATTATCTCCAGAGTCCCTGTCACTCACACTGATGACGGCGATCACTGTTCCTACAGGGTCATTTTCTTTAATCGAACTCTGAAAAGATTTTATTGTAATCTCAGGGTGGTTATCGTTTAGATCAGTGATGAACACCAAAATTTTACACTGACCAGAAAGTGGATTCACAGCCTTGTCCTTGGCTTCAACATACATCTCAAAGCTCTTCACTTCTTCAAAGTCAATCATGTCTTTTACTCTTATTTCTCCACTGCTGGGATCCAACGAGAACTTTTCTTGTGTTTTCTCGGATGTGTATAAAGTGAAGGAGTATATGACCTCCGCATTCACACCCTCATCCAAATCGGTTGCATTCAGCTGCATAATCAGTGTCCCGATTGGTGCATTTTCAATGAGGTCAACCGAGTAGACTTGTCGATCAAACTGAGGGGCGTTGTCATTGATATCCAGCACTTGGACGATAAGGCTGGCCGTACCTGAGCGCGCAGGTACGCCCCCGTCCACGGCGGAGAGGGTTAGTGTATGAACGGCTTGTTTTTCTCTGTCTAAACTCGCTTTTAGCACCAGGTCGACATATTTAGTCCCGTCACTTCCAGACTGGATTTCAATCGTAAACGTGTCGCTGTCACTCAGATAATAGGTCTCGATTGAGTTCTCTCCAACATCTGCATCCACCGCGTTTGTTAAAGAAAATCTCTCTCCAGGTGTTGCTGATTCTGAAATATCGAGCGGTATTCTCTCCCTTCTGAACTGAGGCGCGTTGTCATTGATGTCCATAATTTCTAATTCGATATTAAATATGCGTATTGGACTCTCGATTATCACGTCCATCTTGAGGAAGCAAAACGATGATGTTTTGGCCGGGCATAAATACTCCCGGTCAATTTTCTCAGCGATAAACAGTTCTCCAGTTTTTTCGTTTATTTCTAGGTATTTCTTGCTATGGATATGATCCAGCTTTACCTTTCGTTCCAACAGACTGTGCGCGTCAAGGCCTAAATCCGTGGCGATATTTGCGATCACTGTGCCCACTGGAATTTCTTCAGGGATGGAGTATCTTGTTACAGCCGAGGCGAGACTCCACATCGCAGAGAGGACGACAAAACCGAGCTGCCTTCTCCTCCACGGATCCATTGCAGAGCGCATGTCAATGCTTTCACTGTCTTTCACAAGAAATATAGCAGTGTGTTCCAAAACGAATCGAGGTTAGCGGGTGTTTggattcttgaaaatatccAGAGCATCGCCATAGCGCCGTGCCGTGGATCCCGCCCGCTGATCAGATTCAACTGTGTCTCAGTGCTGCTCTCTCTGCCTCCGTCCAACAGAAAGCCAAGCATGGCTGTTCTCGCATCCTCCCCTTAAAGTGAATATCAGTAGTGCAGCGACATCGTGTGAAGATAAAGGtttgcattaaaatatattttaggacaaaaaaaggttatttgtgAAAGAATAGTATTTCTGctctacatttgaaataacttttGACGTTGTTGCGAAATACCGAGACTCTTTATTAATGTCCTTTATGAGAGTCTATATATCATGTATAGTTTGGCTGCAAATGTTGAAAGTAACATTTATTAGCaaagtaataaatatattgacatttaaagtacttttagttcattttttctCGACAAATGAAAAggaagttttatatatatatatatatatatatatatatatatatgaataaaacattaaaacataaacTGTGTGAATAGCCTTAAGACATGTTGATTTAATGTTGCACATgtatttctattctatctacttgtactaactctctctctctctcgctatTCTATTTCTAGTCCATGTACTGTTTactct includes:
- the LOC131547747 gene encoding protocadherin beta-6 isoform X1; the encoded protein is MRSAMDPWRRRQLGFVVLSAMWSLASAVTRYSIPEEIPVGTVIANIATDLGLDAHSLLERKVKLDHIHSKKYLEINEKTGELFIAEKIDREYLCPAKTSSFCFLKMDVIIESPIRIFNIELEIMDINDNAPQFRRERIPLDISESATPGERFSLTNAVDADVGENSIETYYLSDSDTFTIEIQSGSDGTKYVDLVLKASLDREKQAVHTLTLSAVDGGVPARSGTASLIVQVLDINDNAPQFDRQVYSVDLIENAPIGTLIMQLNATDLDEGVNAEVIYSFTLYTSEKTQEKFSLDPSSGEIRVKDMIDFEEVKSFEMYVEAKDKAVNPLSGQCKILVFITDLNDNHPEITIKSFQSSIKENDPVGTVIAVISVSDRDSGDNGKVVLSIHNAEILPFALNKSSEDFLELIVTESIDRELKNSYDITLYVTDRGTPPLTDNETISLTIQDVNDNAPTFPQSFYTIHLMENNEPGALLASLTAHDPDLHENQYIVYFIIEKEIANTSMSMLFSINPENGNLYALRTFDYEREKEFLFHIEARDSGLPPLSNNMTVHIIILDQNDNAPLIVSPWRPQGAVIEEVIPRSSDKGSLVTKVIALDADSMQNSRITYQFLQITDTTLFSLDQYNGEIRTTRMFSYRDPRHQRLVIIARDNGDPPRSATVTIKISTVEQVVTQFTETTEVPIEYDLFTDLNLYLLIGLGSVLFLLLITILVIIVLKCQEPKPSQAAPQVMPTGTVCFWQRLEKGRWWCGSPFQMEQDSLCQASQEVLHSLRPVLQGLPLYRSQAVIYHDLDMLTDGLQPSTPGSLSMGDRLIFCFTDFQGFIRFQTPLCVASRDHFNILSYFVFIYNINHLIYITSYFPCSCDDCVRLGIKKHTTQIIQLLLLSCFDHHFFSSFLFFVLPFWLIEELTFN
- the LOC131547747 gene encoding protocadherin alpha-C2 isoform X2, producing the protein MRSAMDPWRRRQLGFVVLSAMWSLASAVTRYSIPEEIPVGTVIANIATDLGLDAHSLLERKVKLDHIHSKKYLEINEKTGELFIAEKIDREYLCPAKTSSFCFLKMDVIIESPIRIFNIELEIMDINDNAPQFRRERIPLDISESATPGERFSLTNAVDADVGENSIETYYLSDSDTFTIEIQSGSDGTKYVDLVLKASLDREKQAVHTLTLSAVDGGVPARSGTASLIVQVLDINDNAPQFDRQVYSVDLIENAPIGTLIMQLNATDLDEGVNAEVIYSFTLYTSEKTQEKFSLDPSSGEIRVKDMIDFEEVKSFEMYVEAKDKAVNPLSGQCKILVFITDLNDNHPEITIKSFQSSIKENDPVGTVIAVISVSDRDSGDNGKVVLSIHNAEILPFALNKSSEDFLELIVTESIDRELKNSYDITLYVTDRGTPPLTDNETISLTIQDVNDNAPTFPQSFYTIHLMENNEPGALLASLTAHDPDLHENQYIVYFIIEKEIANTSMSMLFSINPENGNLYALRTFDYEREKEFLFHIEARDSGLPPLSNNMTVHIIILDQNDNAPLIVSPWRPQGAVIEEVIPRSSDKGSLVTKVIALDADSMQNSRITYQFLQITDTTLFSLDQYNGEIRTTRMFSYRDPRHQRLVIIARDNGDPPRSATVTIKISTVEQVVTQFTETTEVPIEYDLFTDLNLYLLIGLGSVLFLLLITILVIIVLKCQEPKPSQAAPQGRNSIISQRNSSTIADSTLISSDAYWYSLFLAETRKGKVVVRQPLPDGTGFIVSSIPGSATLTETSASRSSTLQESSSDLP